One Papaver somniferum cultivar HN1 chromosome 10, ASM357369v1, whole genome shotgun sequence genomic window carries:
- the LOC113315533 gene encoding uncharacterized protein LOC113315533 has protein sequence MEIFHIVDDQQKVIHSDFDLQALALFSMYNKEGTMELHLFPGGVQQVRCDLQKYHAAAGYEFKIYKNEKLRIGACCANKKEEKFNWHLYVVYVDGVLGSPFIIKELNNQHTCVGGFDNTPQISKKLVSSLIIDEIKQDPNKKTKLIMKQFTREYGFDISRYYAYSGKKHALNTTWGENEKSFMFLNWYKNKLIKTNPGSHVVLEVEEGNQKFQRMFICFETCSRGFNFCRPALFVDASHLKSKYLGHMMAATGLTGNDALFPHSSSVEAKEL, from the exons ATGGAAATTTTTCACATAGTTGATGATCAACAAAAGGtcattcattctgattttgatcttcaaGCATTGGCTCTGTTTAGTATGTATAATAAAGAAGGAACTATGGAGTTACAT TTGTTTCCGGGAGGTGTTCAACAAGTTCGTTGTGATTTACAGAAGTATCACGCAGCTGCCGGTTATGAATTCAAGATATACAAGAATGAGAAGTTGAGGATTGGTGCATGTTGTGCTAATAAGAAAGAGGAGAAATTTAACTGGCATTTATATGTTGTGTATGTTGATGGTGTTCTAGGAAGTCCTTTTATTATCAAGGAACTAAATAATCAGCAtacttgtgttggtggatttgaTAACACACCACAGATATCGAAGAAACTAGTTAGTAgcttgattattgatgaaattaaacaagatcctaataagaaaactaagcTTATTATGAAACAGTTTACGAGAGAATACGGCTTTGACATTAGTCGTTATTATGCATACTCAGGGAAGAAGCATGCACTGAATACTACATGGGGAGAGAACGAgaaatcttttatgttcttgaactggTATAAAAACAAGTTGATTAAAACCAATCCTGGATCTCACgtggttttggaagttgaagAAGGGAATCAAAAATTTCAGAGGATGTTTATATGTTTTGAAACttgtagtcgtggattcaacTTCTGTCGTCCTGCATTATTCGTTGATGCGTCCCACTTGAAAAGCAAGTACCTTGGTCATATGATGGCAGCAACGGGTCTAAccggaaatgatg CACTTTTCCCGCATTCTTCTTCAGtggaagccaaggagttgtag